Part of the Arachis hypogaea cultivar Tifrunner chromosome 6, arahy.Tifrunner.gnm2.J5K5, whole genome shotgun sequence genome, ACTCATCACTCtctttatgaaaattttttttatactatgGACATTTACATATGTCTTTCATCAGTAAATAAGATAGACAATAACTGttgatttattaaattattatctaataatttataattatctgttaaaaatttataattttataaattatttatgaacaatatatatatataattaattaattacactCATACTAgctattttatattatatgatttatatatatatattggtaatCTTATTTAttgcaataaaaattaaataaaataatttattattaattttagtttgagtttaaaagaaaaaaattagatattttattatatttagactttaaaatttaataaaaatcatattcaaatataaatagtaactTAAGATAAAAATTCAATAGATTTTAATTGATAAAGATTAATTTAGAATTAGGAACAACAAATCAAGATGTGTATGGTGATCAAGAATTGAGTCCATATAAAGAATTACtcattttttaatgatttaatatGGATAATTTTGAggttaagaaatttaaaaattctaacattATCACCTTCACATGAATATATTTTTCTGTGAATATTcacaaatataaatttatattattaagaagtgttttaatattaacatttaaatatatttctttaaataggaattaaaataaaatatatgaaaatttttatgtattaaatgttttaaattttttgttacttTGATTCTTTAAAGAAAATGTATTAAAAACAATTACTAGCTTCTCTGCTGGAtgcaattttgtaatttttatcaaCAATGAAAATAGAGACACACTTTGACAATTTCTTAACGCAGTACTCAGCAACCGACACCGACGATTGGATTATATGCTATGTCGCTGAATTTTCGAGAATCACAGTCTCGGCACCAAATGACGTTGCTTCCTGCACCAGACCCTTCTTCGTTGAAGAGCCTCTAcacatttttagttttaaatcaaTCTGCATTAAAACAACACGAATTCAGTTCCAAAATTCTCTCTAGAATGTAATTATATAATGGCTTCAAATATCCAAGCTTAGAAACAGAAAATAACTGCTAGTAGCATACAAAAAGCATAATAGAGATCAACATGAACACCTTAGTGTTTTTCTGTTTTGATCTATACACGCACCTAAGTCCCTCTTATTTAATGATTCCAATTCCAAAACTAGGAAGCACATCCATGACCAATTCATACCTCTAATAATGATAatgaccattttttttatttatttgttctaaCTATCAATTTCAATACAAAACacccattaaataaaaaaaaagtagtacCTTCAAATTTCTAACTCTAAACAGCAGCAATTAACCCCAATTAATGGAAAGATATagacaaattttttttcaaaattctgaacaaaaaatgaaaacaagaaaaaagatcAAAGTGGAAGAACGAATCCGTGACAGGAGAGAGGCCGCGATAAATCAAATTGGCGCACGGTGGAGGAGGATGTAACGGTTTCATGCGGTTAAGGAGATGGGAAACTTCGACGCTGGTGAGAGAAATACGGATGGCAGCTACGCGTCTCGGCAACCCACACAGAGGCGCAGGGTGGAGCAGAGGTTAGAGATTTCGCACACCGTGGATGAGGAAGTTTGGGGTTCAGGAATTGTGGATGAGAGGCAAAAGTTCGATGCCAAATAGAGGAGGACGGATCGACAGTAGTTGGGCATGGTAGAGCAGCGATGGCGATGTTTCACGCGCGCAAGCTCACGTTGCGGGTTTCTACAAAATTGGGGGAATCAATTAACtatgataagataaaaaagaCAATAATTAAAATCGAACTATGATAAGATCCTCACCTAGCTGCGTTTCTGGATCGGACCGCCGTTGATATTGCGGCACACAAAGAAAACCTTCTTCCGCAAACTTGTTTTGCGGCGGCAAGGTGAAAGGCCCCAATTTTCTACCGCGGTGCTCCGTTCGTGttgtggtgtgtgtgtgtgtatatatataggtgaatgctacccaaccccctctaaaataacatgtaagttacccttcattatgtgtcacattgtaattggtccttatcttaaccatagttgggttattttaataagagcaatgctagggaaccaaaagggtattagccAAAAACCAGCCAAAATATCTTTGGTGAATCCAAAATTtatacgagttaatatatatggatgtttcttctgttAAGTATcataatgtttctttttcatactaaatggatgttcttttatatatttttcgaatttttttgtattgcaaatgtaAATGTgtctatttctttaaaaattttatatttttttaaaattttatagataattaattatttttgctaaaatataattagatatttctcttgttaagtattaggatgtttttttttatattaaatgaatgttttttttttatattttttgataaaCCGTCCTCGAGTATTGCTTCCACGGCCTACCAAGGTACGTTTTCACAACACTAACGCGAGGGGCCAAATCTTCAGCAGGTCGAATCGTTGCGTTGTGTATGGAGATTCCGGTATTTTGGTTGGGATCGGTTCTGCCTTGTGCGGTAATTGAGTTGAATTGGCTGGTCATAGGGAGGCGGGGGAAGATGTTACAATTTTGGAAGACTACGGCGGCGTTACCGAAAATAAAATCAACGGTGCCATAAATGTGGCAGTCGCTATAGAATTGACGCATGGAATGGGCGTAGAGTGTGCCTTGGTAGCCCTCGAAGCTGCACATGTAGAAGGCTGATAAGTCGGCTCCGCTTCTAAGGGCAACTGCTTGGTGCTTGCTTGGCCCTGCTGTGTTTTGGAATGTTATGTTCACTGCTACAAAATAGAAGTGGAAGCCATCGGAGGAGTGGGTTGTGGTGGGGAGGCGGAAAGAGCTTGACGGAGAGAGAGAAATTTGTGCGTGTGATTGTTAgaggtgggtaggttaatgtgagagagaagaaaaaggtTTTTATAAGTTTCAATTTAGGTttagttaatgaattttaaattttttaaattttgaatttaaaaaatttaaaattaattattaatataaattaatatggttttgtttagttttgGCTGGTAACCTTTTGGTTCCAAATACTTTTCCTTTTAAtaatggaaaagtatatggaaccaaaagATGATCagccaaaaagtaaacaaaaccGTTTAATTAGAATCActttttgaataatatgtttgaaaactgctcctGGGATCACGGAGCACAAACGAAAACCCGATTTTTCATGGAGCACAAACACATTTTGGCTGGTTTTTGACTGATATGCTTTTGGTTCCTTAGTTGTTctctttataatttattattcttaaaatatcaaaGCTCCACTCCCGTTAATTGAAGCATATTCCACTCCTCTATTTTTTGttcatcacttcatcacctagATTTGGTCCTTCCAAGTACCGTCGCGTTCGTGACAAGAAGCGCCAACGTCATCGCCATCTACTGCCCTCCCACACAACCCCTATTTCTTTAGTGCATAATTCCTTATTCACGTCGTTGAATTCCGTCGCCCATAACTTGTTCTTCCCAGTATAGCCAGCGCCTCTTTTTGCCATGGATCACTACTTATCCAcataattaatagttaattttggttattaaatttttttattaaaaaaatatatctttatttaattacgtgatgaaacatatatttatatgtaaaatataatataataaaataaatctattcaaagtatttaaaagtataattaaaattataaacatacaaatataatgataaaatttgtactccaaacaaataaatatatttttttatcatacatatattatttaaaaaataaatatattattaaaattaataacagaaatttaaaatgataaaatttaactttcttatcgtattttttatagtatttttatttttttattttttaatttattagtactttattatttaattaataattaaaaaaattatttttatgaaaatttattttttgtattatattagagaagagaccaatatagcagtttaaaaaataaattgtataaatatttaagagataaatatgaaatacatacctaaaataaataaaacagacaaaatAGGAGTACTCTTGAGAAATGgagaattatttttgtctgttttatttattttaggcatgtatttcatatttatctcttaaatatctatctatataatttacttttgtatttaaaaattttaatattatctattttttatttaaaaatcatttttacattattttttaaactgttatattggtctcttctttaagataatacaaaaaataatttatcatgaagataatttatttaattattaattaaataataaagtacaaataaattaaaaattaaaagaataaaaatactataaaaaatacttgtgagaaagttagattttatcattttaaacttgtgttattaattttaataatttattattttttaaaataatttatgtacgataaaaaatatgtttttttctgattttaattatacttttaagtactctaaatagagttattatattatattttacatatgaatatatattttatcgtgtaattaaataaagatttgttttaataaaaaaaattaatagccAAACTAAATATTACTTaggtatgtatttcatatttatctcttaaatatttatacaatttattttttaaactgttatattggtctcttctctaatataatataaaaaataatttttcatacaaataatttgtttaattattaattaaataataaagtactaataaattaaaaattaaaaaataaaaatactataaaaaatacggtaaaaaagttgaattttatcattttaaatttctgttattaattttaataatatatttatttttaaataatatatgtatgataaaaaaaaatatgcttatttgtttggagtacaaattttattattatatttgtatgttcatgattttaattatacttttaaatactttgaatagatttattttattatattatattttacatataaatatatgttctatcacgtaattaaataaagatatattttttttaataaaaaatttaataaccaaattaaccattaattatgtgaGTAAGTAGTGATCCACGGTAAAAAGAGGCGCTGACTACAATGGGAACTGGGAAGAGAGGTTGTGTGGGAAGGCAGTAGATGGCGATGACGTTGGCGCTTCTTGTCACGAACGCGACGTGCTTGGAAGGACAAAATCTAGGTGATGAGGTGATAAACAAAGAATGGAGGAGtgaaatgtgttttttttttttttttttggtgactagtgAAATGTGTTTCAATTAACGGAAGTAGAGctttgatattttgatattttaagaataataaattataaaataacccaactatggttaagataaggaCCAATTACAATGTGACACGTAATGAagagtaacttacatgttattttagaggggttGGGTAGcattcaccatatatatatatatatatatatatatatatatatatatatatatatatatatatatatatatatataagcaaagAAAAAATGCACTTATTAACTACTACTATTATCCTATAGAAAATATTGCAATTATACCATTAAATCTTTCTTTTTCTAGAAGGACTCATAATTGGAGTGAAGTGGGAGAAGCCCATATGAAACTCTACGAGGATATGAAAAAGGAAGAAGTGAATAAGGAAAGCAAACGCATATTTgtggaaaaaaataataaataaatgcacAATTTCCTTTTGCACTATACTACTTGCAATTCTTTTATTAATTGAAGCATGTCAAAAAGAGCATATTAGAAGATATATAATTAAagtgagaaataaaaataatttgttggtGGTGACTTTTTTCTTATAAAATGGTGAGACTATTTGGCTTTTTTATCTTAACGCTCTCTATATAGGATAATTAGTATAAAAAAGAGTAAAAGGATACTAGAGCATGTAGAAAGAAAATGAGTTTAAATTTATTAATCATATATTTATATCGGATGTAATTAATAGTTTATTTAATTAAGCATTTTGTATAACATAaagatttataaattattaaatcacaaattaaattttttaaataacagaGAATTTAGTAAAGAAAAAATGATGCgacataattaaaaattaaataaagttataaattaataagcctttttaaaagaaaaaaatgtttcacgtatgaaattatatataaaattcatcATTCTTAAATATTTAATTTCTACTCTAATTTTTTCCTAAACCAAACACACTATATATCCTAATATGAGAATctaaaatcaaactcaaattctgcaacaatatatattaattttaaaatgactACGACATTCTTATGTTTGCAAATATTTGATAGATAGCTAACatataaaaatgaaaacaatCACTAGTTAAAATCCTCACCAGTAATCTTAATTATTATATGAAAATTAGTGGAAATGTggaaattaaataggataaaggGTGGGTGACGTTAGTGAAAAACGTGGAAGTGGAGTTGGAagtttatggtttttttttttaaattattaatagtaaaataatttGGTTCCAAGAGAGGAGGAGGGGCCCGCCGGGCCGGGCCCTTAAAAAGGGTGACGCAAGGCATAGTGATGACATAGCATATGGCAGACACAATATCTACTTATTTTTGCACCATCAACGGTCCAAACTTTGCATCTGATGTGTGTTATGGCTCTCTATTATTATCactatatataatatatcacTATCACTTTAGAATCCATGATCATCATCATTGTGGGAATTAGGGACCCACACCCACCACaacacaaattaaattaaacaccTCTATCTCGcacttttttcttatttattttttagggCAAATCACTGATATAAGGtaaggagaaaaaaaatttaacacgAATCAGCCAAATTAAAAATTGGTTCATGAATTAACCAAgagatatttttatatagtttgaatcaatcaaattcaaacttcaatctccatgtaatttgaatcatagtgattcgaattacatacacacgcacacacccactaattcgaatcaacctgatttGAATTACACAcaaagtaattcgaatcaaggtgattcgaattacacaccaCACGCATTCCAAGGTAATTCGAATTGGATTGTTTCGAATTACTCATGCTTCGGCTATAAAAGGAGTTCGAACCAACCTCATTCGAACCACTTTTTCATTAtcataccccaccaaatcccagagaaaacgacccagaacGACTCCAACAAAGGCTCGAGCAGGATATTCAGCCCATGCGGGATGATCCGAAGAGACTATATCGTTTGGATGGACTAGCTCATATAGCCGGAGCCATCAACGAAGAGGTTAGTAcgtaatctttttttttaattaggattAAGTAACTTATTCGTTTGTTTATATACGTTATGTTAGTAGTTTTGATGGTAAATGATGTTGGTAACATTGTAtgtggttttgttagtggttttgtaaGTGGTTTATGTTAttggttttgttagtggttttgcaaGTGGTTTATGTTACTGGTTTCGTTAGTGGTTTTGCaagtggttttgttagtggttttgcaagtggtttatgttagtggttttgttagtgatTTTGTAATTGGTTTTGTAAGTGGTTTTAATTATCTGGTCCATTATATGTGCAGCCCCAGCGATGCATCTCGAGCATGCGacggcagcagggcatgcgactGGACGAGaggtacgttccgtacttgcagatggcgggattataccatcttgcgagactgaaCGAGAGATGGTTCAGATTGGATGAGCCCCTTGTGAGTACTTTCGTCGAGCggtggcgtccggagacgcacacgtttcacaTGCCATTCGgggagtgcacgatcacacttcaGTGGTTGCTTGACGGATTTCCAGACATACATCCAAGGTGGCTGTCCAGCTTGGGTGTAGTTCCAGGAGTTGCTACGTGTGTTACTTCCTGTGAACCAAATCCAGAAGTTTGCAGTGAACTGCAGCTGGTTCCAGGAGACGTTTAGAGAGTGCCCTGCGGGAGCCGATGAGGAGACAGTCAGGCGCTATGTGCGGGCCTATATCATGATGCTGTTAGGCATCCAGCTGTTTGTTGACAAGTCCGGCAACCGTATTCATATTAGGTGGCTACCCTACATGGCTAGGCTTGAGGATATGGGTGGCTACAGCTGGGGGTCGGCAGCACTCGCGTGGTTGTACTGGTACATGTGCCGAGTGGTCAACAGGCATGTTGTGAAGTTAGCCAGTCCGTTACAGCTACTTCAGTCTTGGATCTTCTGGCGCTTTCCTGGGTTTAGACCTGCTGGGTATGATACGTTCATCTGGCCCTTGGCATCGAGGTACTGTTATCATTTTTTCTATTTCGTCTAAAATTTGTTTATTCCGTGTCCGCTTATAATGTTATACTATGTGGTGATATTTTGCTTTCGTTATACCACCGATGTGAGTTGCAGGTGGTCAGGTCACAATCCTTCTACTAGCGAGAAGGGACCTCGAGTGCAGATGTGGAGGCTGAGGATAGACCTGTTACAGCTGGGGATGTAAGTATACGAACCAGTTGTTTTTAATTAAGTTACCTTTCATAGTTCGCATCACGGTATGGCCTAACGTTGAtgctgtgtatttacagtttatttgGATGCCGCATAGGTCTCCCGACGTCCTTCAGGTTGTGCATCCGGAGGTGTTGGAGCCTCGGCATACGGCGTTATGGCGGTGTGTGACGAAATTGATATATTTCGCCATGATAAAGTGGCACCAGATTGATCGGGTGCTACCGCAGTTTGGTGGAGTATAGCCCCACCCCAGCCCACCCTAAACATCGACTTCTTGATGTCGAAGGATGGCAGAGGTGGTGATCGTTGGTTCCCATACAGTTTGTAGTTATAGCATCTTCATTGGGAGAGCCATGCGGATCATGTTCTCCGATTTGATGTTGTGCTGTCACCTGAGATTACCTTGGAGATCCGAGAGCCGTGCCTATTCCGGTCGAGGCGACACAGAGGGGTGCCGGACGAGTGCCTGAGATAGATCGTGTTGATGACGTTCCGGATAGGCGTCGGGTTGAGCGGAGAGCTCGTGTTGGGACGCGAAGGAGCCAGCGTGGGTGGAGGTGGCTCGACCAGGACATGGAAGATAGTGACGCTATGGGGAGGGATGGAGGCAGACGACGAGGCCGTGGAGGACGACGCAGGGCCCGTGCTGGAGTTGACGATCACGGTGGCCATGGTAAGGATGAAGATGATGGTGACCAGCATGGGGATGGTGGGGAGAGGACAGAGGCCATGATGGTGGAGGGGGCGGCGGGATCCCTGCTGGGATAGGGGGCGTTAGTCCTCATCCCGGAGGTCATGGTGGAGAGTGGTACGGGTCTGGTGTGGGAGATGATTTGGACCAGGGTGGCGGTGGACTTGAAGGAGGGCAGTTCGGCGATTACTTCGTCGGTGTCCCCAACGACGACCACGCAGTTCATGAGAGTCAGACATGGGTTAGTCCGGGGCAGCTATTTTCAGCCTTACTGACCAATGATGGTCTTGATGCGGAGTTCGGCGGTTCACACTTCCTAGTTGAGATCAGTGCCATCATGCAGGAGAATGATGCGGCACGTCGGCGGACGCAGATTACGGGGACGCAGGCACATTTAGATGTCGACCTGAACGAGCCTCCTTCTGCTCCTGCTCATGAGTATTTTGCATTAGGTGGTACCCCTCCTTCCGCCTATGTTAGTGGCATACATTCAGTTGCTGGAATGTCTACGGCAGCCGTCCACAGAGAGTCAGTTCCGTCAGGGTATTCCGCACGTCCTTTGCCAGGCCAGCCTATGCCACCTCCACATGCAGACCCGGATGATGACGAGGATGAAATTGAGGACGAGGAGCCGCTCGTCCGGAGAGGCCAGAGGACACGGCATCCTCGTCGTTGCTTCACGGGATCACATCTATTTAGATGACCTGTTTATTTGTATCACTTTTATTTATCATCAGTGTTGTACCTTTGCttgctttatttatttatgttatggaCCTACTTTGGTTTTCGTTACTTAGGTTACGTACCTTGGCTTGCTTTCTTTATTTATGTTATGTTATGTACTTAGTGTTGTACATTGGCTTGCAATATTTTGTATCACTTATGTTGAAAATTGGTGTGTGTTATTTTATTGGCATACCTTTTCTTATGGTCGCCTGAGTAGATTACATTGAGTGACGTTTAACTGATTCACAAGCGTATACTTAAGAAACGGAACACATGGAGCAATTAAGTATGATCGTTAAATACATCACATTAAGTAACCAAAGTTTCATAATTAACAACGTCAAGTAACAAACCCTAAAACAATGGAATCTAAATATAAAAGTGGTAATAAGATAGTAATTCATCTAACAATACACCTACTCATCTCCCCCAGTGTGCCTGGGTCCTCCAACCTGTGGACAACTCCGACGTGTGTCCTGGTTGCCTACAGATACCACATCTCTTCGGCCTGTTCGGATCCGCCTCGTCCATAGTAGTCCGTATCTTGGTGGACCTAGGACGTCCCTCACTCGCACGCCTCTTGGTGGGGTCTGGTATCACTGTCGGCCCATCGTATGGTGGCTAAAAATTCTCGGGAGTGAAAGGTGTGAACCCCATCCGGTATACACTGAACACCGAGCTAAGATGATACACCTGGTGGACATACGGCTGTCACGTAAGCCATGAATAGGCATAGCATGCCAATGCATGAGGACACGGGTAATGAAGTGCTTGAAAATATCCGCAGTCACATGTCTGAGATCGGAGTGAGACTCTGTAGCTACCAAGTGAGAACGAACCAGTAGGAGTCGTCTCCGAGACGGTGAACTTCGAGTTATCTCTGTCGTAcaaagtcaccgtgaagcacctcgcCGTCTTCAGATTGGCCTCTATACACTTCACCAGATgttgactgaattgttgtccggtTCCTAACTGGACCTCTGCCTCTCTCCCCTTGCGAATGAATAGTTCTGCCAACCTCCCATAAGTAGCCTTCAGCAACGAGCACACCGGGAGATTCCTGATTTGAATTAACACACTCAGAGATATTTGTCGTTATGTGACCGAATCTCCTACCCTCAT contains:
- the LOC140173779 gene encoding serine/threonine-protein phosphatase 7 long form homolog, which encodes MRDDPKRLYRLDGLAHIAGAINEEWFCKWFMLLVLLVVLQVVYVTGFVSGFASGFPQRCISSMRRQQGMRLDESWFQETFRECPAGADEETVRRYVRAYIMMLLGIQLFVDKSGNRIHIRWLPYMARLEDMGGYSWGSAALAWLYWYMCRVVNRHVVKLASPLQLLQSWIFWRFPGFRPAGYDTFIWPLASRWSGHNPSTSEKGPRVQMWRLRIDLLQLGMSPDVLQVVHPEVLEPRHTALWRCVTKLIYFAMIKWHQIDRVLPQFGGV